The following proteins are encoded in a genomic region of Streptococcus equi subsp. equi:
- a CDS encoding fibronectin-binding protein: MSKRDPHLMGLGGGLAGESGETTPKPGQTGGHGPIIETTEDTQKGMSGQSGGTIESENTKKPEVMIGGQGQTIETTEDTQKGMSGQSGGTIESEDTKKPEVMIGGQGQTIETTEDTQKGMSGQSGGTIESEDTKKPEVMIGGQGQIIDFSENTQSGMSGQSGDTTVIEDTKKSEIIIGGQGQIIDFSEDTQPGMSGQSGGTTIVEDTKKPTPKPKPAPAPIVNDEKPNKGTQLPQTNDMKQLTLSIIGAMSMLLVLCLSLFKRPSKKD, encoded by the coding sequence ATGTCGAAACGAGATCCTCATCTGATGGGGCTTGGCGGTGGTCTAGCTGGCGAATCAGGAGAAACGACACCTAAACCAGGACAGACTGGTGGTCATGGACCAATCATCGAGACAACAGAGGACACACAAAAAGGCATGTCTGGGCAATCTGGCGGCACTATCGAGTCAGAAAACACCAAAAAGCCTGAGGTCATGATTGGTGGGCAGGGACAAACCATCGAAACAACAGAGGACACACAAAAAGGCATGTCTGGGCAATCTGGCGGTACTATCGAGTCAGAAGACACTAAAAAACCTGAGGTCATGATTGGTGGGCAGGGACAAACCATCGAAACAACAGAGGACACACAAAAAGGCATGTCTGGGCAATCTGGCGGTACTATCGAGTCAGAAGACACTAAAAAACCTGAGGTCATGATTGGCGGTCAGGGACAAATCATCGACTTCTCTGAAAACACGCAATCAGGTATGTCTGGACAGTCTGGAGACACTACGGTCATTGAGGATACCAAGAAGTCTGAGATAATCATTGGTGGGCAAGGACAAATCATCGACTTCTCTGAGGATACTCAGCCGGGTATGTCTGGGCAATCTGGAGGCACCACAATTGTCGAAGACACCAAGAAGCCGACACCTAAGCCTAAACCTGCACCTGCGCCAATTGTTAATGACGAAAAACCTAACAAAGGCACTCAGCTCCCACAGACAAATGATATGAAGCAACTCACCCTAAGCATCATCGGTGCAATGTCAATGCTGCTTGTCCTATGTCTGTCTCTATTCAAGCGACCATCTAAAAAAGACTAA
- the fnz gene encoding fibronectin-binding protein Fnz: MKTKSFRKVLTTSATCIVLATSFAGGTLRVWAEQLYYGWNDGTRQSSPYFLYVSPKNAPKRELKDEYVVYCFNKKLYWPDQWESIYSNFNDIRSPYNDLPVYEKKLGYDGIFKQYAPDYKKDISDIASALVAVLSNGYPTNKSQLSTSYHLNNDSSRKVTQLAIWYFSDSLTKEYLKDTGGYNLNDMEKKALDFLISKGEDSKLKSEQSNYSLDIYVYQSGGHDHMKDYQNLLGSTLIPKEPLKPQLGGFSGHNGNGLSGLEGGSSGSQETNEDGKKGLIGFHGGLSGSEGKRDPFQD, encoded by the coding sequence TTGAAAACAAAATCATTTAGAAAGGTACTGACAACGTCAGCTACCTGTATTGTGCTGGCAACAAGCTTTGCCGGAGGAACCCTAAGAGTCTGGGCAGAGCAGCTTTATTATGGGTGGAATGATGGAACGAGACAAAGTTCGCCATATTTTTTGTACGTATCGCCTAAAAATGCTCCAAAGCGTGAATTAAAAGACGAGTATGTTGTTTATTGCTTTAACAAAAAATTGTATTGGCCAGATCAATGGGAATCTATATACAGCAATTTTAATGACATCAGATCTCCATATAACGATTTACCTGTATATGAGAAAAAACTAGGATATGATGGTATATTTAAACAATATGCTCCAGATTACAAAAAAGATATTAGTGATATCGCAAGTGCTTTGGTGGCAGTTTTAAGTAATGGATACCCCACTAACAAGTCACAACTATCAACTAGCTACCATTTAAATAATGATTCTTCTAGAAAAGTTACTCAATTAGCCATTTGGTATTTTAGTGATAGTTTAACAAAAGAATACCTTAAAGATACGGGTGGTTATAACTTAAACGATATGGAAAAAAAAGCTTTAGATTTTTTAATCAGTAAAGGAGAGGATTCTAAGCTTAAATCAGAGCAGAGTAATTACTCATTGGATATTTATGTTTATCAAAGTGGCGGGCATGACCATATGAAAGATTACCAAAATCTTCTCGGCTCTACCTTAATTCCTAAAGAACCGCTAAAGCCTCAGCTAGGTGGTTTTAGTGGACATAATGGAAATGGATTAAGCGGCCTTGAAGGAGGATCATCAGGTTCACAAGAAACTAATGAAGATGGTAAGAAAGGACTTATAGGTTTCCATGGAGGACTCTCAGGAAGCGAGGGCAAACGAGATCCTTTCCAGGATTGA
- a CDS encoding regulatory protein-RofA related, which translates to MLEEYLEPVINHQALLLTILLGKKRISFHAIQQKTGFSLANIKRYIHQLEELFQGDIAFEWDSTIVRCTVLKRGKPFLKTIYRQSVRLHILKFLLIKAPCYKVKSVSGFAREHFISTPSAYRLIQHMKPFVEECGLALEDNSVVGEEWRIRYLIALLHDKYGIVIYELTDHDLDIVHDFIFSIKKQQTPHPLLDKKFRFFDVLLSLSWKRGEFDVAIPQEGIFKRLKSLALYGYLEDFFKREGKLLLDMDFPSSEIDYIFLVYLTVNNSFSITQWSEEDSSALLTIIQEDPAYQELLGELRQLFGHYIAFDKACIQTLIPYFRKTLFDLSLFIPQKYYYAEEYQGSKLLANRIELMINSWAERVSGVGRLTGSNLHLLCTRLEQLVREGLPPLAIAVIEINKKNIDILYSLVMQQVSPCVAKVYRFNILSEAELPWRTDFDLIVTTAEMTAFIEERLSLNENTKILDFNFDFVMYQAEYLSQVIRELRDKQYQEALDTILNG; encoded by the coding sequence TTGCTTGAAGAGTATTTGGAACCAGTGATTAATCATCAGGCTTTGCTGCTGACCATACTACTTGGTAAAAAAAGGATCAGTTTCCACGCCATTCAGCAAAAGACGGGCTTTAGCCTAGCTAACATAAAGCGCTATATCCACCAATTAGAGGAGCTTTTCCAAGGAGATATCGCCTTTGAGTGGGATAGCACCATTGTCCGCTGCACCGTTTTGAAAAGGGGCAAACCGTTTTTGAAGACGATTTACCGCCAATCGGTACGGCTGCACATTCTTAAATTTCTCTTGATCAAGGCACCTTGCTATAAGGTCAAATCTGTCTCAGGCTTTGCTAGGGAGCATTTTATTTCCACACCGTCAGCTTATCGGCTGATTCAGCACATGAAGCCCTTTGTTGAGGAGTGCGGCTTGGCCTTAGAGGATAATAGTGTTGTTGGTGAGGAGTGGCGTATCCGCTATTTGATTGCTTTATTGCATGATAAGTACGGGATTGTCATCTATGAGCTGACTGACCATGATCTGGATATTGTGCATGACTTTATCTTTTCGATCAAAAAGCAACAAACGCCTCACCCGTTACTGGATAAGAAGTTTCGCTTTTTTGATGTGCTCTTGTCGCTATCTTGGAAGCGTGGAGAGTTTGACGTTGCGATTCCTCAGGAGGGGATTTTTAAACGCTTAAAGTCTTTGGCGCTTTATGGGTATTTGGAGGACTTTTTCAAGCGTGAGGGGAAATTGTTGCTTGATATGGACTTTCCCAGTAGCGAGATTGATTATATTTTTCTCGTTTATTTGACGGTTAACAACTCTTTTTCGATCACACAATGGTCTGAGGAGGATTCTTCGGCCTTATTGACGATCATTCAGGAGGATCCTGCTTACCAAGAGCTGCTGGGTGAGCTGCGTCAATTGTTTGGCCACTATATCGCCTTTGACAAGGCTTGTATTCAGACCTTGATTCCTTATTTTCGTAAGACCTTGTTTGATTTGTCGCTCTTTATCCCGCAAAAATATTATTATGCGGAGGAATATCAAGGCAGTAAGCTCTTGGCCAATCGTATCGAGCTGATGATTAATAGCTGGGCAGAGCGGGTTTCTGGTGTTGGTCGGCTGACAGGCTCTAATTTGCATTTGCTTTGCACGCGACTGGAACAGCTTGTTAGAGAAGGTCTGCCACCTTTAGCCATAGCAGTGATCGAAATCAACAAGAAAAACATTGATATTTTATATAGCTTGGTCATGCAACAGGTGAGTCCTTGTGTTGCAAAGGTCTATCGTTTTAATATTTTGTCAGAGGCTGAATTGCCTTGGAGAACTGATTTTGACTTGATTGTGACAACAGCTGAGATGACTGCTTTTATCGAGGAGAGGCTGTCATTGAATGAGAACACCAAAATTCTGGATTTCAATTTTGACTTTGTGATGTATCAGGCAGAGTATTTATCACAGGTGATCAGAGAATTGCGAGACAAGCAATATCAAGAAGCCTTGGATACGATTTTGAATGGATAA
- a CDS encoding CAAX amino terminal protease family protein, with protein MDTIKRHRAAVLVMLYIIAVYLYRQVSNVIELPPLLNTFLFYGRHLLIFALGICWLYRADYQRDWRQFSTKWVKNTLWVLVIFAVLYVANILLSSLPLEESSNAAVLANRYNASEGFETVIFILVVSIIGPFNEELIFRKILIGEGQSGTGMLLARLLGSSLLFGLVHIYSFSELSSIVVYGGLGLLLGLVYVWKKNIYFSTVAHILNNGIGYVFILLELLGVLR; from the coding sequence TTGGATACCATCAAACGTCATCGTGCAGCTGTACTGGTCATGCTATATATCATTGCTGTGTATCTTTATAGACAAGTTAGCAATGTGATTGAGCTTCCGCCTTTATTGAATACCTTTTTATTTTACGGGAGACATCTGCTGATTTTTGCACTTGGGATCTGTTGGCTTTATCGAGCAGATTATCAGAGGGACTGGCGGCAGTTTTCAACAAAATGGGTCAAAAATACCTTGTGGGTCTTGGTCATTTTTGCAGTGCTTTATGTTGCAAATATTTTGCTCAGTAGCCTTCCTTTAGAAGAGAGCAGCAATGCAGCTGTTTTAGCTAATCGCTATAATGCTAGTGAGGGCTTCGAGACAGTGATCTTTATTCTGGTGGTGAGTATTATTGGTCCCTTCAATGAGGAGCTTATTTTCCGCAAGATTTTAATCGGTGAGGGCCAATCAGGCACAGGTATGCTGCTGGCTCGATTGTTGGGATCATCATTGCTATTTGGCTTGGTTCATATCTATTCCTTCAGCGAGCTATCTTCCATCGTTGTGTATGGTGGACTGGGACTTTTGCTCGGCTTAGTTTATGTTTGGAAGAAGAATATCTATTTTTCAACAGTAGCCCATATCTTAAATAATGGTATTGGTTATGTCTTTATTTTGTTGGAGCTGTTGGGAGTGCTTAGATAA
- a CDS encoding DNA-binding protein — MEKDLTLENKGVTYQLPQRDLVMISEQLSENNYNKWLDFGQDLLSHQDKEENHKPSK, encoded by the coding sequence ATGGAAAAGGATTTAACACTGGAAAATAAGGGAGTGACTTATCAGCTTCCCCAAAGAGATTTAGTAATGATTTCAGAGCAGCTATCTGAAAACAATTATAACAAATGGCTGGATTTTGGTCAGGATCTCTTATCTCATCAGGATAAAGAAGAAAATCACAAGCCAAGCAAATAA
- a CDS encoding DNA-binding protein: protein MSEKKTFFATNLKYLRLKKNMEQLELANLLGRKSSSSISE from the coding sequence ATGTCCGAAAAGAAAACATTTTTTGCAACTAATTTAAAATATCTTCGGCTAAAAAAGAATATGGAACAATTAGAACTTGCTAACCTTTTAGGACGAAAAAGCTCTTCCTCAATCAGCGAATGA
- a CDS encoding DNA-binding protein — MSKATLKELRIAQKKTQKELSALTGISVRTLARYEKDVQKLRRAKYEKLRGIAEALTISVDDIFFGRRFGFYEIKSACLLIAFLL; from the coding sequence TTGTCAAAAGCAACGTTAAAGGAATTGAGGATTGCTCAAAAAAAGACCCAAAAGGAACTGTCAGCGTTAACTGGGATTTCTGTTAGGACACTAGCCAGATATGAAAAGGATGTGCAAAAGCTTAGGCGAGCTAAGTATGAAAAATTAAGAGGTATTGCAGAGGCATTGACCATATCAGTTGATGATATTTTTTTTGGGCGACGATTCGGATTTTATGAAATAAAGAGTGCTTGCTTGCTAATCGCCTTTTTACTGTGA
- a CDS encoding pyridoxine/pyridoxamine 5'-phosphate oxidase, protein MLTEEMKEMIAEQLAMVVTVDNEGNPNIGPKRSMRLLDDETLVYNENTGGQTCSNIQANGKIEVAYVNREQLRGYRFVGRAEIITEGPVFEAAKEWAEGKMGAPKAAGLIHIESVYSLHSGAEAGKKVSK, encoded by the coding sequence ATGTTAACAGAAGAAATGAAAGAAATGATTGCTGAGCAATTAGCAATGGTAGTAACTGTAGATAATGAGGGTAATCCTAATATTGGCCCTAAGCGTTCGATGAGACTGTTAGACGATGAAACCTTGGTTTATAATGAAAATACTGGCGGCCAAACCTGCTCTAATATTCAGGCTAATGGTAAAATTGAGGTCGCTTATGTCAATCGCGAGCAATTGCGTGGTTATCGCTTTGTAGGGCGTGCGGAAATCATTACAGAGGGTCCTGTCTTTGAGGCTGCCAAGGAATGGGCAGAAGGCAAGATGGGCGCACCAAAGGCAGCAGGCTTGATTCATATCGAGTCCGTCTACAGCCTGCATTCTGGTGCTGAGGCTGGTAAAAAGGTTTCAAAATAG
- the pepX gene encoding x-prolyl-dipeptidyl aminopeptidase, whose protein sequence is MRYNQLSYIPTSLETAVAELQALGFAVQQEQAPKENFAIFLRKLFFHFQDTDYPLSHMIASKDLDLLTFLTSDATLTKEVFDLVALQVLGFIPAVDFTDAQDFIQKIGFPIVFDSQQLLLNLHQLLATRQKSGVTLIDSLVSQGLLPMDNCYHYFNGKALATFDTTSLIREVVYVEAPLDTDQDGQLDLIKVNIIRPKASTAIPSMMTASPYHQGINETANDKKLHRMEGELSPKAPRRITVEPTDFQPLATKPSRLPVNECQETFSHISSYTLNDYFLARGFANLYVSGVGTAGSTGFMTSGDYAQIESFKAVIDWLNGRATAYTSHKRDYQIKADWSNGLVATTGKSYLGTMSTGLATTGVDGLAVIIAEAAISSWYDYYRENGLVCSPGGYPGEDLDVLTELTYSRNLLPGDYLRHNDHYQQLLSQQSQALERQSGNYNQFWHDRNYLPQADRIKCEVVYTHGLQDWNVKPRQVYNIFNALPDSLGKHLFLHHGEHVYMHNWQSIDFREAMNALLCQKMLGQNNGFTLPTIIWQDNQKEQTWKELTAFGGHSKRQIALGDDHVLIDNHYGEEDFKRYSKDFRAFKAELFEGKANQAVIDILLEEDLPINGQACLKLKLKSSENKGILAAQLLDYGKKKRFADIPAILELDSIDNGQQFAREALKELPFKDSPYRVVTKGVLNLQHRSDLLTIEDIPNDQWMTITFHLQPTIYHMAKGDTLRVVLYTTDFEHTIRDNSNYALTLDLEQSYLLIPTDEEE, encoded by the coding sequence ATGCGCTATAATCAATTGTCTTACATTCCCACCAGTCTAGAAACAGCTGTAGCTGAGCTTCAGGCCCTGGGCTTTGCTGTCCAGCAAGAGCAAGCACCCAAGGAGAACTTCGCTATTTTCCTTAGAAAGCTATTTTTTCATTTTCAGGATACCGATTATCCCTTGAGCCATATGATTGCAAGCAAGGATCTCGACCTATTGACCTTTTTAACATCTGATGCAACACTGACAAAAGAGGTTTTTGATTTAGTGGCCTTACAGGTCCTTGGCTTTATTCCTGCTGTTGACTTTACCGATGCACAGGACTTTATACAAAAGATTGGCTTTCCGATTGTTTTTGACAGCCAGCAATTACTACTCAATTTACATCAGCTGCTTGCAACCCGGCAGAAGTCCGGTGTGACCTTGATTGATAGCCTTGTTAGTCAGGGCTTGCTTCCTATGGATAATTGCTACCACTACTTCAACGGAAAAGCCCTAGCAACCTTTGATACCACCAGCCTCATTCGCGAGGTGGTCTATGTCGAAGCGCCACTTGATACCGATCAAGACGGACAGCTTGACCTCATCAAGGTCAACATTATCCGCCCCAAGGCCAGCACTGCTATCCCAAGCATGATGACAGCCAGCCCTTATCACCAAGGGATTAACGAGACCGCCAACGATAAAAAGCTCCATCGCATGGAAGGTGAGCTTAGCCCTAAGGCTCCTCGTAGGATTACCGTTGAGCCAACTGATTTTCAGCCGCTTGCCACCAAGCCCTCAAGGCTTCCTGTCAATGAGTGCCAAGAGACCTTCAGCCATATCAGCTCCTACACACTAAATGATTATTTTCTAGCGCGTGGCTTTGCCAATCTCTATGTCTCAGGAGTGGGAACAGCAGGCTCAACTGGCTTTATGACAAGTGGTGACTACGCCCAGATCGAAAGCTTTAAGGCTGTTATCGATTGGCTAAATGGCAGAGCTACTGCTTACACGAGCCACAAGCGTGACTATCAAATCAAGGCTGATTGGTCAAATGGCTTAGTCGCAACAACTGGAAAATCCTATCTTGGTACCATGTCAACAGGACTGGCTACAACAGGTGTTGATGGCTTAGCAGTCATCATTGCTGAAGCTGCCATTTCTTCTTGGTACGATTATTATCGTGAAAATGGGCTGGTATGCAGTCCTGGTGGCTACCCAGGAGAGGATCTCGATGTGCTGACAGAGCTCACCTACTCGCGTAACCTGCTGCCAGGTGATTACTTACGTCACAACGACCATTATCAACAGCTGCTGAGCCAACAATCTCAAGCTCTCGAGCGCCAATCAGGCAACTACAATCAATTTTGGCATGACCGCAACTACCTGCCACAGGCTGATCGCATCAAGTGTGAGGTCGTCTACACGCATGGCCTACAGGACTGGAATGTGAAGCCTAGACAGGTCTACAATATCTTCAATGCCCTGCCTGATAGCCTTGGAAAGCACCTTTTCCTACATCATGGTGAGCATGTCTACATGCACAACTGGCAGTCAATTGATTTTCGTGAGGCCATGAATGCCCTGCTCTGTCAAAAAATGCTAGGACAAAATAATGGCTTTACCCTACCAACAATCATCTGGCAGGATAACCAAAAAGAACAAACCTGGAAAGAGCTAACAGCCTTTGGCGGTCACAGCAAGCGTCAGATTGCCCTAGGCGATGATCATGTCTTAATTGACAATCACTATGGCGAAGAGGACTTTAAGCGCTATAGCAAGGATTTTCGTGCCTTTAAAGCTGAGCTTTTTGAAGGCAAGGCAAATCAAGCAGTCATTGATATTCTGTTAGAAGAGGATCTACCAATCAACGGGCAAGCCTGCCTTAAGCTTAAGCTAAAATCAAGTGAAAACAAGGGGATTTTGGCTGCACAGCTCCTAGATTATGGCAAGAAAAAACGCTTTGCTGATATACCTGCTATTCTTGAGCTAGACAGCATTGACAACGGGCAGCAGTTTGCACGTGAAGCGCTCAAGGAGCTTCCCTTCAAGGACAGCCCATACCGCGTTGTCACCAAGGGTGTCCTAAACCTACAGCACCGCAGCGACCTATTGACCATTGAGGATATTCCAAATGACCAATGGATGACCATCACCTTCCACTTGCAGCCAACCATCTATCATATGGCCAAGGGAGACACCCTAAGAGTCGTTCTTTACACGACTGATTTTGAGCATACAATCCGCGACAATAGCAACTATGCCCTAACCCTAGATTTGGAGCAATCCTATCTCCTAATCCCTACTGATGAGGAGGAATAA
- the prfA_1 gene encoding Crp family regulatory protein: MNHQILQRYIDSHNFPIIEKGYHKYLTFESLEEDFTYILKEGIVKQSVLSKYGMEFNLRYVTGLEITSVLNTGYSKDMREPYNVRIESETASFYKVRHSTFLRDISEDIELQGYVKDFYHYRLQKSMKKMQCMLTNGRIGAISTQIYDLMTLFGRPLANGHILIDFIITNEELGKFCGISTASSVSRLLKQLKKEGIIQINDQHIIITNLEKLKDNIVF; the protein is encoded by the coding sequence GTGAACCATCAAATCTTACAGCGTTATATTGACAGTCATAACTTTCCTATTATCGAAAAGGGCTACCACAAATACCTGACCTTTGAAAGCTTAGAGGAGGATTTTACGTATATCCTAAAGGAGGGCATTGTCAAGCAAAGCGTTCTGTCAAAATATGGCATGGAATTTAACCTCAGGTACGTCACAGGCCTTGAGATCACCTCTGTGCTTAATACTGGCTATTCCAAGGACATGAGAGAGCCCTACAATGTTCGCATCGAATCTGAGACTGCCAGCTTTTATAAGGTTCGTCATTCCACCTTTTTAAGGGATATTAGCGAGGATATCGAGCTGCAGGGCTATGTCAAGGACTTTTATCACTACCGCCTCCAAAAATCAATGAAAAAAATGCAGTGTATGCTGACAAATGGCCGTATCGGCGCTATCTCTACTCAGATTTACGATTTAATGACCCTTTTTGGACGCCCCTTGGCTAATGGCCATATCCTTATTGATTTTATCATCACAAATGAGGAGCTGGGCAAATTCTGTGGCATTTCGACTGCCAGCAGTGTCAGTCGTCTCCTAAAGCAGCTCAAAAAAGAGGGCATTATTCAAATCAATGACCAGCATATCATCATTACCAATTTAGAGAAGCTAAAGGATAATATTGTTTTTTAA
- the bcr gene encoding Major Facilitator Superfamily transporter: MEDKLFNKHFIGITVLNFIVYMVYYLFTVIIAFVATKELGAKTSEAGLATGIYILGTLLARLIFGKQLEVFGRRLVLRGGAIFYLLTTLAYFFMPTIGMMYFVRLFNGFGYGVVSTATNTIVTAYIPASKRGEGINFYGLSTSLAAAIGPFVGTFMLDNLHIDFRMIIILCSVLIAVVVLGAFAFPVTDIALNSEQLAKTKSWTVDSFIERKALFITLIAFLMGIAYASVLGFQKLYTTDIHLTTVGAYFFVVYALIITITRPAMGRLMDVKGEQWVLYPSYLFLALGLFLLGSVTSSLPYLLSGALIGFGYGTFMSCGQAASIKGVEEHRFNTAMSTYMIGLDLGLGAGPYLLGLIKDMLLGSGVQSFHQLFWLAGLIPAACAVMYFLKTQAKAIDKG; the protein is encoded by the coding sequence GTGGAAGACAAATTATTTAACAAGCATTTTATAGGGATCACAGTATTAAATTTTATTGTGTATATGGTCTATTACTTGTTTACGGTGATCATTGCCTTTGTTGCGACTAAGGAATTAGGAGCTAAGACCAGTGAGGCAGGTCTGGCGACGGGGATTTATATCCTAGGAACCCTGCTGGCTCGACTGATTTTTGGCAAGCAATTGGAGGTTTTTGGCCGACGCTTAGTGCTAAGAGGAGGCGCCATTTTTTATCTCCTAACAACGCTAGCCTACTTTTTCATGCCAACGATTGGCATGATGTATTTTGTGCGCTTGTTTAATGGCTTTGGCTATGGTGTTGTCTCAACAGCAACCAATACCATTGTGACTGCCTATATTCCAGCTAGCAAGCGCGGAGAGGGGATTAATTTTTATGGTCTATCAACAAGCCTAGCGGCGGCGATTGGTCCTTTTGTTGGGACCTTTATGCTGGATAATTTGCACATTGATTTTCGGATGATTATTATTTTGTGCAGTGTGTTGATCGCAGTAGTTGTGCTAGGGGCCTTTGCCTTTCCTGTGACAGATATTGCCCTCAACTCAGAGCAGCTGGCAAAAACAAAATCCTGGACAGTTGATAGCTTTATTGAGCGAAAGGCCTTATTTATCACCTTGATTGCCTTTTTGATGGGGATTGCCTATGCTTCTGTGCTAGGCTTTCAAAAATTATACACAACAGACATTCATTTGACGACGGTGGGAGCCTATTTCTTTGTGGTATATGCCTTGATCATTACGATCACACGACCTGCTATGGGACGCTTGATGGACGTTAAGGGGGAGCAGTGGGTTCTTTATCCCAGCTATCTCTTTTTGGCGCTAGGGCTTTTCCTGCTTGGTAGTGTGACAAGCAGCCTTCCCTATCTGCTTTCGGGTGCTTTGATAGGCTTTGGCTATGGAACCTTTATGTCCTGCGGACAGGCAGCCTCCATCAAGGGGGTTGAGGAGCATCGCTTTAATACCGCTATGTCTACTTATATGATTGGGCTAGATTTGGGCTTGGGTGCGGGACCTTATCTGTTGGGACTCATCAAGGATATGCTTCTTGGGTCTGGTGTGCAGTCCTTTCATCAATTGTTCTGGCTGGCAGGGCTCATTCCAGCTGCCTGCGCAGTCATGTATTTCCTAAAGACACAAGCAAAGGCTATTGATAAAGGCTAA
- a CDS encoding universal stress protein family protein — MISKYKRILAAVDGSYESELAVEKAINVALRNDAVLLLAHVIDVKAYQGDAMVSDYVFDTQEEHAKEVLRYYEKMARGRGVSSIKKIIERGNPKKLLASDIPEKEQADLIMVGATGLNTFERLLIGSTSEYILRHAKKDLLVVRNCEKTL; from the coding sequence ATGATAAGCAAATATAAACGGATTCTGGCTGCGGTGGACGGCTCTTACGAATCAGAATTAGCTGTTGAGAAGGCCATTAATGTTGCCCTTCGCAATGATGCGGTCTTACTGCTGGCTCATGTTATTGATGTTAAGGCCTATCAGGGTGATGCAATGGTTAGTGATTATGTCTTTGACACACAAGAGGAGCATGCCAAGGAGGTGTTGCGCTATTACGAGAAAATGGCTAGAGGCAGAGGCGTTAGCAGCATTAAAAAAATCATCGAAAGAGGCAACCCTAAAAAGCTCTTAGCTAGTGACATACCTGAAAAGGAGCAGGCTGATTTGATCATGGTAGGAGCAACTGGCTTAAATACCTTTGAGCGTCTGCTGATTGGATCGACCTCAGAGTATATCCTGCGACATGCTAAAAAAGACTTATTAGTTGTCCGTAATTGTGAAAAAACACTGTAA
- the gla gene encoding glycerol facilitator-aquaporin has protein sequence MEITWTVKYITEFIATAFLIILGNGAVANVDLKGTKGNRSGWLVIAFGYGLGVMMPALMFGNVSGNHINPAFTFGLAVSGLFPWAHVLQYVLAQLLGAMFGQLVVVAVYKPYFVQTDNPNNILGSFSTISAVDDGDKSSRKAAYINGFLNEFVGSFVLFFGAMALTKNYFGVELVGKLVEAGYDQTTAATQISPYVTGSLAVAHLGIGFLVMTLVTSLGGPTGPALNPARDLGPRLVHHFLPKSVLGQAKGDSKWWYSWVPVAAPVLAAVAAVAAFKFLYIK, from the coding sequence ATGGAAATAACATGGACTGTGAAATACATCACAGAGTTTATTGCCACTGCATTTTTGATTATTTTGGGAAATGGAGCAGTTGCCAATGTTGACTTAAAGGGAACAAAGGGTAACCGCTCAGGCTGGCTTGTGATTGCCTTTGGCTATGGCCTCGGTGTGATGATGCCGGCACTTATGTTTGGTAACGTTTCTGGAAATCACATTAACCCAGCTTTTACCTTTGGCTTGGCAGTTTCAGGCTTGTTCCCTTGGGCACACGTTTTACAATATGTTCTTGCTCAATTGCTAGGGGCTATGTTTGGCCAATTAGTGGTTGTTGCGGTGTACAAGCCTTATTTTGTGCAGACAGACAACCCTAACAATATTTTGGGATCCTTCTCAACGATTTCAGCAGTTGATGATGGTGACAAGAGCAGCCGTAAGGCAGCCTACATTAATGGCTTTTTGAACGAGTTTGTTGGTTCCTTTGTCCTCTTTTTTGGCGCAATGGCCTTAACCAAGAATTACTTTGGTGTGGAGCTTGTTGGTAAGCTGGTAGAGGCTGGCTATGACCAAACAACAGCTGCAACGCAAATCTCTCCTTACGTGACAGGCTCACTTGCAGTAGCTCACTTGGGGATTGGTTTCTTGGTGATGACTCTTGTGACCTCTCTTGGTGGTCCTACTGGTCCAGCGCTCAACCCAGCGCGTGACTTAGGCCCTCGTTTGGTTCACCATTTCTTACCAAAATCAGTCCTTGGACAAGCCAAGGGGGATTCAAAATGGTGGTACTCATGGGTACCGGTTGCTGCCCCAGTGCTAGCAGCAGTAGCAGCAGTAGCAGCATTCAAATTCCTTTATATCAAGTAA